One window of the Ananas comosus cultivar F153 unplaced genomic scaffold, ASM154086v1, whole genome shotgun sequence genome contains the following:
- the LOC109704065 gene encoding disease resistance protein RGA2-like isoform X1: MALPFIAESAASAIIGNLVSTCFSYLEVYPAPFRGGMQDELERLQHALPQVLAVLTAVEGGAPDMVENKALDAWLWQFRDAVENAEDVLDELEYYSKLKKTVEEARDGEVRGLLSNLKRKFNSVFNFFSNDTLKRSREAVKGLDRAVADMGPFLQLVNGFYGPSVKRQKLEDIMKARETSSTVIKSEVLGRDKERDRIVEWLIKPGDGDVDVSAYTIVGIGGLGKTTLAKLVYSDERVREHFDSIMWVCVSLDFDAAAIIRKILNYSHSTSLEALHEDLKQKVTSKRFLLILDDVWNDDKTMEWEQLVEPLKFGQRGSKILLTTRMDSVADMAAKAMKCKRESLNLNELEESDCMSLFNNYAFLGVNPDDYRNLQLIGEQIVKKLGGSPLAIEVIGGMLNYCMEYEYWKKILEEDKMKLQEGKDNIMAVLRLSYDHLPTDLQLCFRYCSLFPQDYTFKRKKLVNMWIGSGLIPKSICGGQRPEDKGKEYLNLLTRKSFFTCTTYNNGSKITKQYFMHDLLHDLAQSVSRGECIRIGRDDARITIPLTVRHLSVEKLNVPSIREISVLKNVRTLIASVKEDNIPEFIEVIKGFEKLRLLSLCNNFDFSKSPGAFDSLIHLRYLSLPQQIVENRSIGYDGLTNLVNLRSFDVSNHVIRNIPYISKLPFIHKLQEFIVREENGYKISELKNLKDLRHLRIDELENVRSSEEAIEANLNGKECLKSLSLDWSVDRSNCTEADEQLLDNLCPHINLNKLCIARYQGAKSPCWMTGLSLINLTSIELRFCQQWEHLPPLGQYSSLQSLCLMGLYAIKQIDCSFFGSNSRCAFPSLKKLQLWYMRNLEEWIGIDDKCMFPQLHSMSIIDCPNLREIPTLPYSLRQLLISKVGLTALPTINQDYANNNQQEHFQALESLVIGECEKLEYFPTDFFGKFNAIISLCIGDCPKLTKRGISDIQVPSVLGVLSIGSCGELEAPLLWSANLTSLTRLELVDCARIVSLPPAQVCAQWTMLYLLSIHNCKELSSFGGIQALVSLRSLAISGCDKLIEVALLQQPPFPNDLGQKKNAVDCLLKLDYLSIDHHALLLLEPLRSLSSISNLTISDASRLTSLPEGWLQNHTTLKELHIWNARSLLSLPLSMKKLCSLDVLVVEDANLIQSLPDLPTSLYSLKITGCHPVLKEQCQENIGPDWPKIAHIPDVRIE, encoded by the exons ATGGCTTTACCTTTCATAGCCGAATCCGCGGCGTCGGCGATCATCGGCAATCTTGTCAGCACATGCTTTTCCTACCTTGAGGTGTACCCGGCGCCCTTCCGCGGAGGCATGCAGGACGAGCTCGAACGGCTACAGCACGCCCTTCCGCAGGTCCTGGCAGTCTTGACTGCGGTCGAGGGCGGTGCGCCGGACATGGTGGAGAACAAGGCGCTGGATGCGTGGCTGTGGCAGTTTAGAGACGCCGTGGAGAACGCGGAGGACGTGCTCGACGAGTTGGAGTACTACTCCAAGCTAAAGAAGACTGTAGAGGAGGCTCGAGATGGCGAGGTGCGTGGTCTTCTATCTAACTTGAAGAGAAAGTTTAATAGTGTCTTTAATTTCTTTAGCAATGACACACTGAAGCGGTCGAGGGAGGCCGTCAAGGGGTTGGATAGGGCCGTTGCCGATATGGGGCCATTCCTTCAACTTGTTAATGGGTTTTATGGCCCTAGTGTCAAGCGTCAGAAGCTCGAAGATATCATGAAAGCTCGAGAGACAAGCTCCACGGTAATCAAAAGTGAGGTGCTCGGACGAGACAAGGAGAGGGACCGAATAGTTGAATGGCTGATCAAACCGGGAGATGGCGATGTTGATGTCTCCGCTTATACAATTGTTGGTATCGGTGGGCTCGGGAAGACCACTCTTGCTAAACTAGTCTATAGCGATGAAAGAGTGCGAGAGCACTTCGACTCGATTATGTGGGTCTGCGTTTCTCTGGACTTTGATGCAGCTGCGATAATAAGAAAGATATTAAACTACTCTCACTCAACTAGTCTAGAGGCTCTCCATGAGGATCTTAAACAAAAAGTTACATCAAAAAGGTTTTTGCTCATACTGGATGATGTTTGGAACGATGATAAAACGATGGAGTGGGAGCAATTGGTTGAACCTTTGAAATTCGGACAGAGAGGAAGCAAGATCCTGTTGACAACTCGGATGGATTCAGTTGCGGATATGGCGGCAAAAGCGATGAAATGCAAACGGGAATCATTAAATCTAAATGAGTTGGAGGAGAGCGACTGTATGTCGCTTTTCAATAATTATGCATTCCTCGGTGTGAACCCTGATGATTATAGAAACCTGCAGCTAATCGGTGAGCAGATAGTGAAGAAACTTGGAGGAAGCCCATTGGCCATAGAAGTCATAGGAGGAATGCTGAACTACTGCATGGAGTATGAATATTGGAAGAAAATCCTGGAAGAAGACAAGATGAAATTACAAGAAGGAAAAGACAACATCATGGCAGTTTTAAGATTAAGCTACGATCACTTACCCACAGACTTACAACTCTGCTTTAGATATTGCAGTTTATTTCCGCAGGATTATACGTTTAAGAGAAAAAAGTTGGTCAATATGTGGATAGGTTCGGGTCTGATTCCGAAATCTATTTGTGGCGGGCAAAGGCCAGAGGATAAGGGAAAGGAGTATTTAAATCTTCTGACAAGAAAATCATTCTTTACTTGCACAACCTATAATAATGGGTCGAAAATTACTAAACAATATTTTATGCACGATCTACTGCATGACCTAGCACAATCAGTTTCTCGAGGAGAATGCATCAGAATAGGAAGGGATGATGCAAGAATTACTATTCCACTGACTGTTCGACATTTATCTGTTGAAAAACTCAATGTTCCTTCCATTAGAGAGATCTCCGTTCTTAAGAACGTGCGCACTCTAATTGCTTCTGTTAAAGAGGATAATATACCTGAATTTATCGAGGTTATAAAAGGGTTTGAAAAGTTACGCCTATTGAGCTTATGCaacaattttgattttagtaaatCACCTGGTGCATTTGATAGCTTGATACACCTCCGCTACCTATCACTTCCACAACAGATCGTTGAGAACAGAAGTATTGGATATGATGGCTTGACCAACTTGGTCAATTTGCGTTCATTTGATGTTTCCAATCATGTGATAAGAAATATTCCTTATATTAGCAAATTACCCTTCATCCACAAATTACAGGAGTTTATTGTCCGAGAGGAGAATGGTTACAAAATCAGTGAACTGAAGAACCTCAAGGACCTTCGTCACCTGCGTATTGATGAACTTGAAAATGTGAGGAGTTCTGAAGAAGCCATTGAGGCCAATTTAAATGGGAAAGAATGTCTCAAATCATTGTCGTTGGACTGGTCTGTAGATCGCTCTAATTGCACAGAGGCGGATGAGCAGCTCCTCGATAACCTCTGCCCTCATATCAATCTCAATAAACTGTGCATTGCACGATACCAAGGTGCTAAATCTCCATGTTGGATGACAGGTCTGTCGCTCATCAATTTGACATCTATCGAACTGAGGTTCTGTCAACAATGGGAGCACCTCCCCCCTCTCGGGCAGTATTCTTCGCTCCAATCTCTATGCTTGATGGGACTGTATGCAATAAAGCAAATAGATTGTTCATTCTTCGGAAGCAACAGCAGATGTGCCTTTCCATCATTGAAGAAGTTACAGTTATGGTACATGCGTAACTTGGAGGAGTGGATTGGAATTGATGATAAGTGCATGTTTCCTCAACTTCATTCTATGAGTATTATTGACTGCCCTAATTTGAGGGAAATTCCTACTCTGCCTTATAGTCTAAGACAATTGCTTATTTCAAAGGTCGGATTGACTGCTCTTCCAACAATAAATCAGGATTACGCAAACAACAAT CAGCAAGAACATTTTCAGGCTCTTGAAAGTTTAGTCATCGGAGAATGTGAGAAGCTCGAATATTTTCCAACAGATTTTTTTGGGAAATTCAATGCCATAATATCCCTGTGCATAGGAGATTGCCCGAAGTTGACAAAACGTGGGATCTCGGACATCCAAGTGCCCTCTGTACTCGGTGTTCTCAGTATTGGGTCATGTGGCGAGCTTGAGGCGCCACTGCTGTGGTCAGCGAATTTAACCTCTCTTACTCGGTTGGAATTAGTCGATTGTGCAAGGATAGTATCCCTTCCCCCAGCACAAGTGTGTGCACAATGGACGATGCTTTACCTCTTATCCATACACAACTGCAAAGAACTGTCATCATTTGGTGGGATACAAGCTCTCGTATCCCTCCGTTCTTTAGCAATTAGCGGGTGCGACAAGCTAATTGAAGTTGCCCTGCTGCAGCAACCTCCGTTCCCAAACGATCTCGGCCAAAAAAAGAATGCAGTGGACTGCCTTTTGAAGCTTGATTATCTATCAATTGACCACCACGCTCTCCTGCTCTTGGAGCCATTGAGAAGTCTCTCCTCCATCAGCAATTTGACTATCTCTGATGCTTCGCGACTCACCTCCTTACCTGAGGGATGGCTACAAAATCACACCACCCTCAAAGAGTTACACATATGGAATGCACGCTCCCTTCTGTCCCTACCCCTCAGCATGAAAAAACTGTGCTCCCTCGACGTTTTGGTTGTGGAAGATGCTAATCTCATCCAGTCACTTCCAGATCTGCCTACTTCACTGTATTCTCTAAAGATCACCGGGTGTCACCCCGTGTTGAAGGAGCAATGCCAAGAGAATATAGGCCCCGATTGGCCCAAGATTGCCCACATCCCTGATGTGAGGATTGAATAG
- the LOC109704065 gene encoding disease resistance protein RGA2-like isoform X2 has protein sequence MALPFIAESAASAIIGNLVSTCFSYLEVYPAPFRGGMQDELERLQHALPQVLAVLTAVEGGAPDMVENKALDAWLWQFRDAVENAEDVLDELEYYSKLKKTVEEARDGEVRGLLSNLKRKFNSVFNFFSNDTLKRSREAVKGLDRAVADMGPFLQLVNGFYGPSVKRQKLEDIMKARETSSTVIKSEVLGRDKERDRIVEWLIKPGDGDVDVSAYTIVGIGGLGKTTLAKLVYSDERVREHFDSIMWVCVSLDFDAAAIIRKILNYSHSTSLEALHEDLKQKVTSKRFLLILDDVWNDDKTMEWEQLVEPLKFGQRGSKILLTTRMDSVADMAAKAMKCKRESLNLNELEESDCMSLFNNYAFLGVNPDDYRNLQLIGEQIVKKLGGSPLAIEVIGGMLNYCMEYEYWKKILEEDKMKLQEGKDNIMAVLRLSYDHLPTDLQLCFRYCSLFPQDYTFKRKKLVNMWIGSGLIPKSICGGQRPEDKGKEYLNLLTRKSFFTCTTYNNGSKITKQYFMHDLLHDLAQSVSRGECIRIGRDDARITIPLTVRHLSVEKLNVPSIREISVLKNVRTLIASVKEDNIPEFIEVIKGFEKLRLLSLCNNFDFSKSPGAFDSLIHLRYLSLPQQIVENRSIGYDGLTNLVNLRSFDVSNHVIRNIPYISKLPFIHKLQEFIVREENGYKISELKNLKDLRHLRIDELENVRSSEEAIEANLNGKECLKSLSLDWSVDRSNCTEADEQLLDNLCPHINLNKLCIARYQGAKSPCWMTGLSLINLTSIELRFCQQWEHLPPLGQYSSLQSLCLMGLYAIKQIDCSFFGSNSRCAFPSLKKLQLWYMRNLEEWIGIDDKCMFPQLHSMSIIDCPNLREIPTLPYSLRQLLISKVGLTALPTINQDYANNNQEHFQALESLVIGECEKLEYFPTDFFGKFNAIISLCIGDCPKLTKRGISDIQVPSVLGVLSIGSCGELEAPLLWSANLTSLTRLELVDCARIVSLPPAQVCAQWTMLYLLSIHNCKELSSFGGIQALVSLRSLAISGCDKLIEVALLQQPPFPNDLGQKKNAVDCLLKLDYLSIDHHALLLLEPLRSLSSISNLTISDASRLTSLPEGWLQNHTTLKELHIWNARSLLSLPLSMKKLCSLDVLVVEDANLIQSLPDLPTSLYSLKITGCHPVLKEQCQENIGPDWPKIAHIPDVRIE, from the exons ATGGCTTTACCTTTCATAGCCGAATCCGCGGCGTCGGCGATCATCGGCAATCTTGTCAGCACATGCTTTTCCTACCTTGAGGTGTACCCGGCGCCCTTCCGCGGAGGCATGCAGGACGAGCTCGAACGGCTACAGCACGCCCTTCCGCAGGTCCTGGCAGTCTTGACTGCGGTCGAGGGCGGTGCGCCGGACATGGTGGAGAACAAGGCGCTGGATGCGTGGCTGTGGCAGTTTAGAGACGCCGTGGAGAACGCGGAGGACGTGCTCGACGAGTTGGAGTACTACTCCAAGCTAAAGAAGACTGTAGAGGAGGCTCGAGATGGCGAGGTGCGTGGTCTTCTATCTAACTTGAAGAGAAAGTTTAATAGTGTCTTTAATTTCTTTAGCAATGACACACTGAAGCGGTCGAGGGAGGCCGTCAAGGGGTTGGATAGGGCCGTTGCCGATATGGGGCCATTCCTTCAACTTGTTAATGGGTTTTATGGCCCTAGTGTCAAGCGTCAGAAGCTCGAAGATATCATGAAAGCTCGAGAGACAAGCTCCACGGTAATCAAAAGTGAGGTGCTCGGACGAGACAAGGAGAGGGACCGAATAGTTGAATGGCTGATCAAACCGGGAGATGGCGATGTTGATGTCTCCGCTTATACAATTGTTGGTATCGGTGGGCTCGGGAAGACCACTCTTGCTAAACTAGTCTATAGCGATGAAAGAGTGCGAGAGCACTTCGACTCGATTATGTGGGTCTGCGTTTCTCTGGACTTTGATGCAGCTGCGATAATAAGAAAGATATTAAACTACTCTCACTCAACTAGTCTAGAGGCTCTCCATGAGGATCTTAAACAAAAAGTTACATCAAAAAGGTTTTTGCTCATACTGGATGATGTTTGGAACGATGATAAAACGATGGAGTGGGAGCAATTGGTTGAACCTTTGAAATTCGGACAGAGAGGAAGCAAGATCCTGTTGACAACTCGGATGGATTCAGTTGCGGATATGGCGGCAAAAGCGATGAAATGCAAACGGGAATCATTAAATCTAAATGAGTTGGAGGAGAGCGACTGTATGTCGCTTTTCAATAATTATGCATTCCTCGGTGTGAACCCTGATGATTATAGAAACCTGCAGCTAATCGGTGAGCAGATAGTGAAGAAACTTGGAGGAAGCCCATTGGCCATAGAAGTCATAGGAGGAATGCTGAACTACTGCATGGAGTATGAATATTGGAAGAAAATCCTGGAAGAAGACAAGATGAAATTACAAGAAGGAAAAGACAACATCATGGCAGTTTTAAGATTAAGCTACGATCACTTACCCACAGACTTACAACTCTGCTTTAGATATTGCAGTTTATTTCCGCAGGATTATACGTTTAAGAGAAAAAAGTTGGTCAATATGTGGATAGGTTCGGGTCTGATTCCGAAATCTATTTGTGGCGGGCAAAGGCCAGAGGATAAGGGAAAGGAGTATTTAAATCTTCTGACAAGAAAATCATTCTTTACTTGCACAACCTATAATAATGGGTCGAAAATTACTAAACAATATTTTATGCACGATCTACTGCATGACCTAGCACAATCAGTTTCTCGAGGAGAATGCATCAGAATAGGAAGGGATGATGCAAGAATTACTATTCCACTGACTGTTCGACATTTATCTGTTGAAAAACTCAATGTTCCTTCCATTAGAGAGATCTCCGTTCTTAAGAACGTGCGCACTCTAATTGCTTCTGTTAAAGAGGATAATATACCTGAATTTATCGAGGTTATAAAAGGGTTTGAAAAGTTACGCCTATTGAGCTTATGCaacaattttgattttagtaaatCACCTGGTGCATTTGATAGCTTGATACACCTCCGCTACCTATCACTTCCACAACAGATCGTTGAGAACAGAAGTATTGGATATGATGGCTTGACCAACTTGGTCAATTTGCGTTCATTTGATGTTTCCAATCATGTGATAAGAAATATTCCTTATATTAGCAAATTACCCTTCATCCACAAATTACAGGAGTTTATTGTCCGAGAGGAGAATGGTTACAAAATCAGTGAACTGAAGAACCTCAAGGACCTTCGTCACCTGCGTATTGATGAACTTGAAAATGTGAGGAGTTCTGAAGAAGCCATTGAGGCCAATTTAAATGGGAAAGAATGTCTCAAATCATTGTCGTTGGACTGGTCTGTAGATCGCTCTAATTGCACAGAGGCGGATGAGCAGCTCCTCGATAACCTCTGCCCTCATATCAATCTCAATAAACTGTGCATTGCACGATACCAAGGTGCTAAATCTCCATGTTGGATGACAGGTCTGTCGCTCATCAATTTGACATCTATCGAACTGAGGTTCTGTCAACAATGGGAGCACCTCCCCCCTCTCGGGCAGTATTCTTCGCTCCAATCTCTATGCTTGATGGGACTGTATGCAATAAAGCAAATAGATTGTTCATTCTTCGGAAGCAACAGCAGATGTGCCTTTCCATCATTGAAGAAGTTACAGTTATGGTACATGCGTAACTTGGAGGAGTGGATTGGAATTGATGATAAGTGCATGTTTCCTCAACTTCATTCTATGAGTATTATTGACTGCCCTAATTTGAGGGAAATTCCTACTCTGCCTTATAGTCTAAGACAATTGCTTATTTCAAAGGTCGGATTGACTGCTCTTCCAACAATAAATCAGGATTACGCAAACAACAAT CAAGAACATTTTCAGGCTCTTGAAAGTTTAGTCATCGGAGAATGTGAGAAGCTCGAATATTTTCCAACAGATTTTTTTGGGAAATTCAATGCCATAATATCCCTGTGCATAGGAGATTGCCCGAAGTTGACAAAACGTGGGATCTCGGACATCCAAGTGCCCTCTGTACTCGGTGTTCTCAGTATTGGGTCATGTGGCGAGCTTGAGGCGCCACTGCTGTGGTCAGCGAATTTAACCTCTCTTACTCGGTTGGAATTAGTCGATTGTGCAAGGATAGTATCCCTTCCCCCAGCACAAGTGTGTGCACAATGGACGATGCTTTACCTCTTATCCATACACAACTGCAAAGAACTGTCATCATTTGGTGGGATACAAGCTCTCGTATCCCTCCGTTCTTTAGCAATTAGCGGGTGCGACAAGCTAATTGAAGTTGCCCTGCTGCAGCAACCTCCGTTCCCAAACGATCTCGGCCAAAAAAAGAATGCAGTGGACTGCCTTTTGAAGCTTGATTATCTATCAATTGACCACCACGCTCTCCTGCTCTTGGAGCCATTGAGAAGTCTCTCCTCCATCAGCAATTTGACTATCTCTGATGCTTCGCGACTCACCTCCTTACCTGAGGGATGGCTACAAAATCACACCACCCTCAAAGAGTTACACATATGGAATGCACGCTCCCTTCTGTCCCTACCCCTCAGCATGAAAAAACTGTGCTCCCTCGACGTTTTGGTTGTGGAAGATGCTAATCTCATCCAGTCACTTCCAGATCTGCCTACTTCACTGTATTCTCTAAAGATCACCGGGTGTCACCCCGTGTTGAAGGAGCAATGCCAAGAGAATATAGGCCCCGATTGGCCCAAGATTGCCCACATCCCTGATGTGAGGATTGAATAG